TTGCTGTGAATATCGCAGCCCAGGCCGTAGACCGTGTCGGTGGCATAGGCAATCAGCTCACCGCGTTCCAGAGCTTCAATGGCTTTCTGAATCGCGCGAGGATTGGGATTGTCGGGATGAGTTTCGTAAATCACGGTTCGCAGGTCCCGGTCACGTAATAACGTCGTTGATGGTGGTTTGAAAACTCATTCGGAAGCAGCCGTTGGTTCCCGGTGGTGATACCGACTCTCACTATTATTTCAGGATTGCCCGGATTGACCGCGCAGATGCTGCAAGACAAACCGCCGCCGTGTTCAAGTTTGTGCACAAAGGAAAGAAAACAGAGGTGCGTATTGCGGATCCGAATGCGGCAACAAACAATTTAACCCTCAAATCCCGCCTATGCAACTCTTTAGAACAAAAAAAAGCCCGAAGCAAGGTGCTTCGGGCCGGAAATCAGCAATTGCGGCTTAGCCGTCCACCTCTTCAGAATGGTCATGCTCGTGCGATTCCGTCGCGTCCGTCTCGACTGCAAAGCCCGGGAAGTTGTCGGTGTCTTCGAAGACATAGTCCATGGGATTTACGGCGACGCCGTTGACACGCACTTCGTAGTGCAGATGCGGGGCGGTTGAGCGGCCGGTTGAGCCAACTTGACCGATGACGGTACCCTTGCCAACCTTTTGACCTTTGCGAACCAGGATTTTGTGCAGGTGCCCGTAAGCGGTTTGATAACCGCCGCCGTGATCGACAACAATGAATTGTCCGTAATTGTAATACCGGCCGGCATAGATAACCGTTCCGGCGGCAGTACTCATGACGGGAGTACCGCGCGGTGCGGAAATGTCCAAGCCGTCATGGTGAGTAGCTTTCTTGGTAAAGGGATCACGGCGGACACCGAACCCGGACGAATAATAGCCCGTGTCGCAGGGTCTCAGAGTTGGCAGGTGTTCGAGTAGCTTCGCATTCTGGTCAAGCTTGGAGTGAATCTCACGGAAGCTGGTCTTCTGCAGTTCAATTTCGCGGTCCAGCTTGTTCAGAATGTCATTGAGCTCCTGTGCTTCAGGAACGACCGGTCCCGGCGGGAGGATTTCCACGGTACCACCGACGCCGACTTTACGGACATCGGCAGGCAGCAACGGTAAATCCGCCATGAGGCGGAGCATGTTGTCCGTTTCGGCAAGGGTGGAGAGCTTTTGCTCGACGGACTTGATTTTGGTATCGAAGTTGGCCAGCTGCTCGCGCAGGGCCTGATTTTCAGCTTCCAGTTGAGCCTTGTCGGAATCACCGACGAAGCGGGTGGCGAGAAATCCGGTCACACCGTTAAACAGCAGGAAGCTTGCGACCAACCCGGCAAGGAGCGCTTTGGCCTTTGCGCGGGTGAACGTAAACTCAACCTTTTTGCTAAGGTCGTGTGAGAGTAGGATTAATGAAAACTTACGGTTCGCCATTCAACTTCGTTAATTTCACCACAACATCTTGGGTTCAGAAGGGCTTTTAGAACCCCACCGCTTGCGGACACACAGCGGACGCCATAGCACATCGCGCTGCAAGAACAAACATTATCTTATTGTTTTGAAACAGGTTAAAAACTTTGCGGATTTACTCACAAAGCTTGACGAAAGTAACAAAAAATTAGCACCTTGTCAAGCATTTTCTTGCAAATCAGAGACCACATTTCGCAACATAACTGTTGACCCTCCGCAACTTGATTGACACGGGTCAAATATGTATCTTCAGAAAGTAGGAAATTCACACAATCGAAGTTTCATGGCCAAGCGACTTTCAGCACGCATCCGATCC
This genomic interval from bacterium contains the following:
- a CDS encoding M23 family metallopeptidase, with the protein product MANRKFSLILLSHDLSKKVEFTFTRAKAKALLAGLVASFLLFNGVTGFLATRFVGDSDKAQLEAENQALREQLANFDTKIKSVEQKLSTLAETDNMLRLMADLPLLPADVRKVGVGGTVEILPPGPVVPEAQELNDILNKLDREIELQKTSFREIHSKLDQNAKLLEHLPTLRPCDTGYYSSGFGVRRDPFTKKATHHDGLDISAPRGTPVMSTAAGTVIYAGRYYNYGQFIVVDHGGGYQTAYGHLHKILVRKGQKVGKGTVIGQVGSTGRSTAPHLHYEVRVNGVAVNPMDYVFEDTDNFPGFAVETDATESHEHDHSEEVDG